From one Sphaeramia orbicularis chromosome 9, fSphaOr1.1, whole genome shotgun sequence genomic stretch:
- the LOC115426313 gene encoding long-chain-fatty-acid--CoA ligase ACSBG2-like isoform X1: protein MDDRDLVMSNGVAVMDAVSDSIPIQKMQIHSDSPSALDELKVTLMVNGEVIDKPIENGGVESYLQESEDSELSSSPAPEIQESEPVTDIQAPAQPPKSTDLEGATEEVPPDEPKPVPLSLASGVTTLASAEQFWTTSRDKAVRLRMEGSGPGSETPITTHQMFLETVENFGDHPALVSKKNDQWEIMTWRQYYEQCRAAAKSFLKLGLERYHGVGILGFNAPEWFISDIGCIFAGGLATGIYATNSPEACQYVAHNCEANVLVVEDNRQLQKILQVKDQLPHLKAIVQYKGELQQKAPFLYTWAEFMKLGEDVPNKQLNDVIDSLRANECCTLIYTSGTTGNPKGVMLSHDNITWTTTTAGNMVHLNFTEEVVISYLPLSHVAAQVNDMWMVMKFAGTTYFAEPDALKGSLGQTLKEVRPTSFLGVPRVWEKMQEKMKAVGAKASPMRKRVGDWAKSIGLQYNYSAMNGENAVPWGFMLANTLVFKKVRAALGLDRCKICLTGAAPITKETLEYFMSLNIPLLELYGMSESSGPHSVSTNSDYRITSCGKVMPGCKIKLDKPDEDGNGEICFWGRNVFMGYLNMPDKTVEALDESGWLHSGDLGKHDQFDFLYITGRIKELIITAGGENIPPVLIEDALKAETPIISNVMLVGDKLKFLSMLITLKCVVDDDGKPTDELSPEVLAFCQQNNVRTTKVSEIITNKEPVIYNAIQEGIERINAKATSNAQKVQKFVILERDFSIDGGELGPTMKLRRPVVVKMHQETINEMYAVTENK from the exons ATGGACGACAGGGATTTAGTGATGAGTAATGGGGTCGCAGTCATGGATGCTGTATCTGACAG CATCCCTATCCAGAAAATGCAGATTCACTCTGACTCCCCAAGTGCGTTGGATGAGCTCAAAGTCACCCTCATGGTTAATGGAGAGGTTATAGACAAACCGATTGAGAACGGAGGAGTTGAATCATATTTGCAGGAATCTGAAGACTCTGAGCTCAGTTCGTCACCAGCTCCAGAGATCCAAGAGTCTGAACCTGTCACAGACATCCAGGCACCTGCTCAGCCTCCaaaatctactgatctagaaGGAGCTACTGAAGAAGTCCCACCAG ATGAGCCTAAGCCAGTTCCCTTGTCGTTGGCGAGTGGAGTGACAACTTTAGCCTCAGCTGAGCAGTTTTGGACCACAAGCCGTGACAAGGCCGTGCGGCTGAGGATGGAGGGCTCGGGTCCGGGGTCTGAGACTCCCATCACCACCCATCAGATGTTTCTGGAGACTGTGGAGAACTTTGGGGATCACCCAGCCTTGGTTTCTAAAAAGAATGACCAGTGGGAAATCATGACATGGAGGCAATACTACGAGCAGTGCAGAGCAGCAGCTAAAAGTTTCCTCAAG ctgGGGCTGGAACGTTACCATGGTGTGGGAATTCTGGGATTCAACGCTCCTGAGTGGTTCATCTCGGACATTGGCTGCATCTTTGCCGG GGGTCTTGCAACTGGCATCTACGCCACCAACTCACCTGAGGCTTGTCAGTATGTGGCTCACAACTGTGAGGCCAACGTCCTGGTTGTGGAGGACAACAGACAGCTTCAAAAGATCCTGCAG GTTAAAGATCAACTACCTCACCTGAAAGCCATCGTTCAATATAAAGGCGAACTGCAGCAGAAGGCACCGTTCCTGTACACA TGGGCGGAGTTCATGAAGCTGGGGGAGGATGTACCCAACAAGCAACTCAATGATGTAATTGACAGTCTTCGAGCCAATGAATGCTGTACACTCATCTATACCTCAGGAACCACCGGAAACCCCAAAGGAGTCATGTTGAGCCACGACAAT ATCACATGGACAACCACCACAGCAGGTAACATGGTACATCTAAATTTTACCGAGGAGGTTGTGATCAGTTACTTGCCACTCAGCCATGTTGCAGCCCAGGTCAACGACATGTGGATGGTTATGAAGTTTGCAGGGACCACCTATTTTGCAGAGCCAGATGCCCTGAAG GGATCTTTAGGACAAACACTGAAAGAGGTGCGTCCCACTTCTTTCCTGGGAGTTCCTCGTGTGTGGGAGAAGATGCAGGAAAAAATGAAAGCTGTTGGTGCCAAGGCATCTCCAATGAGGAAAAGAGTGGGAGACTGGGCCAAGTCCATAGGACTGCAGTACAACTACAGTGCCATGAATGG GGAGAATGCGGTTCCTTGGGGCTTCATGTTGGCTAACACCCTTGTCTTCAAGAAGGTGCGGGCTGCATTGGGCTTAGATCGCTGTAAAATATGTTTGACAGGAGCAGCACCCATCACCAAAGAGACTCTGGAGTACTTCATGAGTCTGAACATCCCCCTGTTGGAGTTGTACGGCATGAGCGAAAGCTCTGGTCCACACAGTGTCTCCACAAACAGTGATTACAGAATTACAAG CTGTGGAAAAGTAATGCCTGGCTGCAAGATAAAACTTGACAAACCTGATGAAGACGGGAACGGAGAGATTTGTTTCTGGGGACGTAATGTTTTTATGGGCTACCTGAACATGCCTGATAAAACAGTAGAGGCTCTGGATGAGTCTGGCTGGCTACACTCTGGTGATCTGGGCAAACATGACCAATTCGACTTCCTGTACATCACTGGAAGGATCAAGG aattgaTCATCACAGCAGGCGGAGAAAACATCCCACCAGTGCTCATTGAAGATGCATTGAAGGCTGAGACCCCCATCATCAGCAATGTTATGTTAGTTGGAGACAAGCTCAAGTTCCTCTCCATGCTGATCACACTCAAA TGTGTCGTGGATGATGACGGCAAGCCCACAGACGAGCTGAGCCCTGAAGTTTTGGCCTTCTGCCAACAGAACAATGTCAGGACAACCAAGGTTTCAGAGATCATAACCAACAAGGAGCCAGTTATTTACAATGCCATCCAGGAGGGCATAGAGCGCATCAATGCCAAAGCCACCTCCAACGCCCAGAAGGTCCAGAAGTTTGTCATACTGGAGAGAGACTTCTCTATTGATGGAGGGGAACTGG
- the LOC115426313 gene encoding long-chain-fatty-acid--CoA ligase ACSBG2-like isoform X2 codes for MANTCCPCCPQPDEPKPVPLSLASGVTTLASAEQFWTTSRDKAVRLRMEGSGPGSETPITTHQMFLETVENFGDHPALVSKKNDQWEIMTWRQYYEQCRAAAKSFLKLGLERYHGVGILGFNAPEWFISDIGCIFAGGLATGIYATNSPEACQYVAHNCEANVLVVEDNRQLQKILQVKDQLPHLKAIVQYKGELQQKAPFLYTWAEFMKLGEDVPNKQLNDVIDSLRANECCTLIYTSGTTGNPKGVMLSHDNITWTTTTAGNMVHLNFTEEVVISYLPLSHVAAQVNDMWMVMKFAGTTYFAEPDALKGSLGQTLKEVRPTSFLGVPRVWEKMQEKMKAVGAKASPMRKRVGDWAKSIGLQYNYSAMNGENAVPWGFMLANTLVFKKVRAALGLDRCKICLTGAAPITKETLEYFMSLNIPLLELYGMSESSGPHSVSTNSDYRITSCGKVMPGCKIKLDKPDEDGNGEICFWGRNVFMGYLNMPDKTVEALDESGWLHSGDLGKHDQFDFLYITGRIKELIITAGGENIPPVLIEDALKAETPIISNVMLVGDKLKFLSMLITLKCVVDDDGKPTDELSPEVLAFCQQNNVRTTKVSEIITNKEPVIYNAIQEGIERINAKATSNAQKVQKFVILERDFSIDGGELGPTMKLRRPVVVKMHQETINEMYAVTENK; via the exons ATGGCGAATACCTGCTGTCCCTGTTGTCCACAACCAGATGAGCCTAAGCCAGTTCCCTTGTCGTTGGCGAGTGGAGTGACAACTTTAGCCTCAGCTGAGCAGTTTTGGACCACAAGCCGTGACAAGGCCGTGCGGCTGAGGATGGAGGGCTCGGGTCCGGGGTCTGAGACTCCCATCACCACCCATCAGATGTTTCTGGAGACTGTGGAGAACTTTGGGGATCACCCAGCCTTGGTTTCTAAAAAGAATGACCAGTGGGAAATCATGACATGGAGGCAATACTACGAGCAGTGCAGAGCAGCAGCTAAAAGTTTCCTCAAG ctgGGGCTGGAACGTTACCATGGTGTGGGAATTCTGGGATTCAACGCTCCTGAGTGGTTCATCTCGGACATTGGCTGCATCTTTGCCGG GGGTCTTGCAACTGGCATCTACGCCACCAACTCACCTGAGGCTTGTCAGTATGTGGCTCACAACTGTGAGGCCAACGTCCTGGTTGTGGAGGACAACAGACAGCTTCAAAAGATCCTGCAG GTTAAAGATCAACTACCTCACCTGAAAGCCATCGTTCAATATAAAGGCGAACTGCAGCAGAAGGCACCGTTCCTGTACACA TGGGCGGAGTTCATGAAGCTGGGGGAGGATGTACCCAACAAGCAACTCAATGATGTAATTGACAGTCTTCGAGCCAATGAATGCTGTACACTCATCTATACCTCAGGAACCACCGGAAACCCCAAAGGAGTCATGTTGAGCCACGACAAT ATCACATGGACAACCACCACAGCAGGTAACATGGTACATCTAAATTTTACCGAGGAGGTTGTGATCAGTTACTTGCCACTCAGCCATGTTGCAGCCCAGGTCAACGACATGTGGATGGTTATGAAGTTTGCAGGGACCACCTATTTTGCAGAGCCAGATGCCCTGAAG GGATCTTTAGGACAAACACTGAAAGAGGTGCGTCCCACTTCTTTCCTGGGAGTTCCTCGTGTGTGGGAGAAGATGCAGGAAAAAATGAAAGCTGTTGGTGCCAAGGCATCTCCAATGAGGAAAAGAGTGGGAGACTGGGCCAAGTCCATAGGACTGCAGTACAACTACAGTGCCATGAATGG GGAGAATGCGGTTCCTTGGGGCTTCATGTTGGCTAACACCCTTGTCTTCAAGAAGGTGCGGGCTGCATTGGGCTTAGATCGCTGTAAAATATGTTTGACAGGAGCAGCACCCATCACCAAAGAGACTCTGGAGTACTTCATGAGTCTGAACATCCCCCTGTTGGAGTTGTACGGCATGAGCGAAAGCTCTGGTCCACACAGTGTCTCCACAAACAGTGATTACAGAATTACAAG CTGTGGAAAAGTAATGCCTGGCTGCAAGATAAAACTTGACAAACCTGATGAAGACGGGAACGGAGAGATTTGTTTCTGGGGACGTAATGTTTTTATGGGCTACCTGAACATGCCTGATAAAACAGTAGAGGCTCTGGATGAGTCTGGCTGGCTACACTCTGGTGATCTGGGCAAACATGACCAATTCGACTTCCTGTACATCACTGGAAGGATCAAGG aattgaTCATCACAGCAGGCGGAGAAAACATCCCACCAGTGCTCATTGAAGATGCATTGAAGGCTGAGACCCCCATCATCAGCAATGTTATGTTAGTTGGAGACAAGCTCAAGTTCCTCTCCATGCTGATCACACTCAAA TGTGTCGTGGATGATGACGGCAAGCCCACAGACGAGCTGAGCCCTGAAGTTTTGGCCTTCTGCCAACAGAACAATGTCAGGACAACCAAGGTTTCAGAGATCATAACCAACAAGGAGCCAGTTATTTACAATGCCATCCAGGAGGGCATAGAGCGCATCAATGCCAAAGCCACCTCCAACGCCCAGAAGGTCCAGAAGTTTGTCATACTGGAGAGAGACTTCTCTATTGATGGAGGGGAACTGG